A single genomic interval of Malania oleifera isolate guangnan ecotype guangnan chromosome 11, ASM2987363v1, whole genome shotgun sequence harbors:
- the LOC131167772 gene encoding L-galactono-1,4-lactone dehydrogenase, mitochondrial, which produces MLRALILRRSLRSLHHHHHRHHHSISPIFKALTTTTTTTTIAATQDANPNSVRSFSSRAPSSSSSSSDAEFRKYLGYFALLVGCGVATYYSFPFSDSAKHKKAQLFRYAPLPDDLHTVTNWSGTHEVQTRVFLQPENLDQLETIVRDAHEKKQKIRPVGSGLSPNGIGLSRAGMVNLALMDRVLEVDEEKKTVRVQAGIRVQQLADGIKDYGLTLQNFASIREQQIGGILQVGAHGTGARLPPIDEQVISMKLVTPAKGTIEVSKDKDPELFYLARCGLGGLGVVAEVTIQCVERQELVEHTFVSNMKEIKKNHKKLLSENKHVKYLHIPYTDTVVIVTCNSVSKWKGRPKFKPKYSADEAIQHVHDLYKDLLVKYRPNSPDENEVDINELSFTELRDKLLALDPLNKDLVIKINQAEAEFWRKSEGYRVGWSDEILGFDCGGQQWVSETCFPAGTLARLSMKDLEFMEELKQLIEKEEIPAPAPIEQRWTASSRSLMSPASSAAEDDIFSWVGIIMYLPTTDARQRKEITEEFFHYRHLAQSQLWYQYSAYEHWAKIEVPKDKELAALQERLKRRFPVDAYVKARKELDPNKILSNNKLEKLFPLSESV; this is translated from the exons ATGCTCAGAGCCCTGATTCTCAGGCGATCGCTCCGGTCCCTCCACCACCATCACCACCGCCACCACCACTCCATTTCTCCAATTTTCAAAGCAttaaccaccaccaccaccaccaccaccatcgcTGCCACCCAGGACGCCAACCCTAACTCTGTTCGTTCTTTCTCCTCGCGCGCGCCGTCCTCTTCTTCATCATCCTCCGATGCCGAGTTCCGCAAGTACTTGGGCTACTTCGCCCTCCTCGTCGGCTGCGGCGTCGCCACCTACTACTCCTTCCCCTTCTCCGACTCCGCCAAGCACAAGAAAGCCCAGCTCTTCCGCTACGCTCCCTTGCCCGACGACCTCCACACAGTCACCAATTGGAGCGGAACTCACGAGGTTCAGACCCGGGTCTTCTTGCAACCCGAGAATCTTGATCAATTGGAGACCATCGTCAGGGATGCTCATGAAAAGAAGCAGAAGATCCGTCCGGTCGGGTCCGGGTTGTCGCCCAATGGGATTGGCCTCTCGCGGGCCGGAATGGTGAACTTGGCGTTGATGGATAGGGTCTTGGAGGTCGACGAGGAGAAGAAGACGGTGCGGGTCCAGGCGGGCATTCGGGTTCAGCAGTTGGCTGATGGGATTAAGGATTATGGACTAACTTTGCAGAACTTCGCATCGATTCGGGAACAGCAAATTGGTGGGATCCTTCAG GTTGGTGCTCATGGTACTGGTGCAAGGTTGCCTCCCATTGATGAGCAGGTTATTAGCATGAAGCTGGTTACTCCGGCCAAAGGAACAATAGAGGTTTCAAAAGATAAAGATCCAGAGCTATTTTATCTCGCTCGCTGTGGCCTTGGGGGCCTTGGAGTGGTTGCTGAAGTCACCATCCAGTGCGTTGAGAGACAAGAACTTGTGGAGCACACTTTTGTCTCTAACATGAAAGAGATCAAGAAAAACCACAA GAAATTGCTATCTGAGAATAAGCATGTGAAGTACCTGCATATTCCGTATACTGATACTGTTGTGATTGTGACGTGCAATTCTGTTTCTAAATGGAAAGGTCGACCAAAGTTCAAGCCTAAATATAGTGCGGATGAAGCTATACAACATGTTCATGACCTTTACAAAGACTTGCTTGTGAAGTATAG ACCAAACTCTCCAGATGAAAATGAAGTAGACATAAATGAGCTATCATTCACTGAGCTAAGAGATAAACTACTTGCTCTTGATCCTCTCAATAAAGATCTTGTCATAAAAATCAACCAAGCTGAGGCTGAGTTCTGGCGGAAGTCAGAAGGATATAGAGTGGGATGGAGTGATGAAATTTTGGGCTTTGATTGTGGTGGACAACAGTGGGTTTCTGAGACCTGTTTTCCTGCTGGAACCTTGGCAAGGTTGAGCATGAAAGACCTTGAATTCATGGAAGAGCTGAAGCAGCTCATAGAGAAGGAAGAGATACCTGCTCCTGCTCCTATTGAGCAGCGATGGACGGCTAGCAGCAGGAGTCTCATGAGTCCAGCCTCAAGCGCCGCAGAGGATGACATATTCTCTTGG GTCGGTATAATCATGTACCTCCCTACGACAGATGCTCGCCAGAGAAAAGAAATAACGGAAGAATTTTTCCACTATAGACATTTAGCTCAGTCTCAGTTGTGGTATCAATATTCTGCTTATGAACATTGGGCTAAGATCGAG GTTCCCAAGGACAAAGAACTTGCAGCCCTTCAAGAGAGGCTAAAGAGGCGTTTTCCGGTGGATGCATATGTTAAAGCGCGGAAGGAATTAGACCCCAACAAGATTCTTTCTAATAACAAGCTAGAGAAGTTGTTCCCTTTATCTGAATCCGTGTAA